The following is a genomic window from Marinococcus sp. PL1-022.
TTCTTTGTGCCCGTCTTCCTGCTTATAAACAAGTGGATACAGCGGCCATGGATTGTCTTCCGGACGGTCGTTGTCCTTTTTTTTATTAATATCGAACTGTGTCAGAGAGGCACAGTTGTGACGAAGCGAGGTCGTAATACAGTCCACCCCGGTGTCCCCACCGCCGATAACGATCACATGCTTATCCTTCGCGCTGATATATCTTCCGTCTTCGAGGTTCGAGTCCAACAGGGATTTAGTGTTTCCCCGCAGAAAGTCCATCGCATAATGGATTCCTTTTAGACCGCGTCCTTCCGCCGGCACATCGCGGTGATTCTGCGCACCGGTACAGAGAATAACTGAATCGTATTCTTCATCGAGCTGTTCAGAGGTAATATCTTTTCCTACATCGACACTCGTCCGGAATTCGATGCCCTCTTCTTCCATAATGTCTGTTCTTCTTGTAATTGTTTCATTTTCAAGCTTTACTTCCGGAATGCCGTAGGCAAGCAGCCCGCCGATGCGGTCGTCTTTTTCGAACACCGTCACCATGTGGCCGGCCCGGTTTAACTGCTGGGCGGCTGCAAGTCCTGCCGGACCGGAACCGATCACTGCTACTTTTTTGCCGGTTCTTGATTTTGGCGGATCAGCCGTAATCCATCCTTCTTTAAAACCTTTTTCTACGATGTGGTATTCAATGGATTTGATAGTTACCGGATCATCGTTGATGGCTACTGTGCAGGAGCCTTCGCAAGGAGCCGGGCACACTCTCCCGGTAAATTCCGGAAAGTTGTTCGTTTTATGCAGACGTGTCAATGCTTCCTGCCATTTTCCACGATAAACAAGATCATTCCATTCCGGAATCAAATTGTATACGGGACAGCCGATTTCATCGGAACCAACCATGGAAGTACCGGCCTGACAGAACGGGATCGCACAGTCCATACAGCGGGCGCCCTGCTCCTGAAGCTTGTCTTCCGGCATCATGACTTGAAACTCCTGCCAGTTTTTCACCCGTTCGAGCGGGTCCAGTTTACTTGGAGCTTCTCTTTTATATTCCAGAAAACCTGTTGGTTTCCCCATTTCCCTCACTCCCATTTTTAACGTTGTATGCTGTGCATTCAACGCCTTTATTCGAAAAGCCAGGAAGGCTCTGAAAGCCTTCCCGGACTATTAATTTCCAGTGACTTTTTCTTTATCTTTATCTTCTTCTGTCGTGGCTTCCTGGAAAGCTTCGAGCACAGCGTCTGATTCGCTCAAGCCGTTGTCTATTCTTTCCTGGATCGACTGCAGCATTGCCTGATAGTCATACGGAATGACCTTCACGAAATGCTTGCGTTCGGTCTCCCAGCCGGCCAGGATGCGCTCTGCAGCTTCACTGCCCGTCTGCTTTCCGTGAGATTCAATCATTTGGCGGATCTCCTGCTCATCCCCGGCAGATTCGATCACCTCAAGGCCTACCATTTCGCTGTTGTATTTACTTTCAAGCGTATGGTCAGGGTCGTACACGTACGCTACGCCGCCCGACATACCCGCTGCAAAGTTTTTCCCGGTAACGCCAAGATTAACGACAACACCGCCAGTCATATATTCACAGCCATGGTCCCCGACGCCTTCTACGACGACTCTTGCACCACTGTTTCTGACACAGAACCGCTCACCGGCCACCCCGCGGATGTAAGCCTCCCCGGACGTAGCTCCGTAAAACGTCGTGTTTCCAATAATGATATTATCTTCCGCATCAAATGTAGAAGTATCCGGCGGCGTGACGATCAATTTTCCGCCTGACAGACCTTTGCCGATATAGTCATTGGCATCGCCAATCAGGCTCATTGTCATGCCTTTAGGAATAAACGCCCCGAAGCTCTGGCCGGCCGAACCGTAGAAAGTAAATCTGATAGTGTCCTCCGGCAGGCCTTCGGCACCGTACTTCTGCGTAATTTCGCTTCCAAGCATCGTCCCGGCCACACGATTGGTGTTTTGGATACCAAACTCCCCAAACACCGGTGTCTGTGATTCAAGAGCGTCCTTCGCCGCATGCTTTAGCGTCGTTTCATCAAGAGATATATTCAGCTCATGGTCCTGTTTAATGTGGGCCACGTGCTTGGATTGATTTTTCGCTTTCGGGCGGTGAAGCAGGTTCGACAGGTTCACGGTCTGTGCTTTTTTATTATTCACCGAGTCCACCTGCTTCAGCACTTCGGTGTGCCCCACCATATCATCAATGCTTTGGAAACCGAGTTCCGCCATGATTTCACGAAGCTCTTCAGCCACAAATGTCATGAAGTTTACGACATTGTCCGGCTTGCCCATGAACTTTTTACGCAGTTCAGGGTTTTGGGTTGCAACACCTACCGGGCATGTATCGAGATGACACACACGCATGATGACACAGCCGAGTACAACGAGCGGTGCTGTGGAAAATGCATATTCTTCCGCACCGAGAAGAGCGGCCACCGCGACATCGCGGCCCGTCATCAGCTTGCCGTCTGTTTCCACTGAAATCCGGTTCCGCAAATTGTTCATGACAAGCGTCTGATGCGTTTCTGCGAGACCGATTTCCCACGGAAGGCCGGCATGCTTAATGCTCGTGCGGGCAGCGGCGCCTGTGCCGCCGTCGTAGCCGCTGATAACTACATGGTCAGCTCGGCCCTTCGCGACGCCGGCAGCAATCGTACCAACGCCGGTTCCTGAAACAAGCTTCACACTGACCCGGGCGTTTGGATTGGCGTTTTTCAAGTCATGGATCAGTTCGGCTAAATCTTCAATCGAATAGATATCGTGGTGTGGAGGAGGCGAAATCAGGCCTACGCCTGCAGTCGTTCCGCGCACTTCCGCAATCCACGGATACACCTTTTTGCCGGGAAGCTGGCCGCCTTCGCCAGGCTTTGCCCCCTGGGCAATTTTGATTTGTATTTCGTCGGCATTAACCAGGTAGTGACTCGTAACCCCAAAGCGTCCCGAAGCCACCTGTTTGATCGCGCTCCGGCGAAGGTCGCCATTTTCATCCGGGGTAAACCGCTCTGGATTTTCCCCGCCTTCACCCGTATTCGATTTCCCGCCGATACGGTTCATAGCGATTGCAAGCGCCTCGTGAGCCTCCTCGGAGATGGAACCGAATGACATCGCTCCGGTTTTAAAGCGTTTGAAGATATTTTCTGCCGGCTCCACTTCATCGATACTGATCGGCTCGCGGACACCTTTATCAAACTCAAGCAGACCGCGGAGCGTTGTCTGCTCCTGTTCCTGTTTATCGATAGCGTCTGAATACTTTTTAAACAGCGTAAAATCATTGGTTTTTGCAGCGTGCTGCAGCATATGGATCGTATGCGGATTGTATTGATGAGGTTCACCGTACCGTCTCCACTGCAGGTCGTCCCCCGGATCAAGCGTTGTATCCAGCCCTTCACGGTCATTGTAGGCGCGGAAGTGGCGTTCGAGAACGTCTTCTGCAATGATCTCCGTGCTCACGCCGCCGATTCTCGAGGATGTCCATGTGAAATAGCGGTTGATTACTTCGTCATTAATGCCAACGGCTTCAAAAACCTGCGCCCCCCGGTAGCTTTGTACCGTGGAAATGCCTATTTTTGAGAGGACTTTCATGATGCCTTTTGTGGCACCTTTAATATACGTGCTTACCGCTTCAACGTACGAGCCTTCCATTAATCCTTCTTTGATCATGTCATCGACCGAATCAAAGACAAGGTATGGGTTGATTACCTCTGCCCCGTACCCGAGCAGTACCGCAAGATGGTGTACTTCCCTTGGCTCGGCACTTTCAAGCACAAGGCTTACGTCTGTACGGCGGCCTGTGCGGATGAGATGGTGGTGCAGTCCGCTGACCGCCAGCAGCGCCGGTATCGGAGCATAATTCCCATTCACATCACGATCGCTTAATATAAGCATAGTCGAGCCTTCATCAATGACCTGGTCCGCCTGCTCAAATATACGTTCGAGGGCACGTTCCATTTCATTGGCTCCTTTTGCTGCTTCAAAAACGATGGAAAGCGTGGAAGCTGCAAATCCTTCCAGTTCATTGGAGCGGAGCTTGGCTAAATCTTCGTTATTGACAATCGGTTTTTTTAAATACAACTGCTGGGCATGCGATGGCTTTGGATCGAGCAGATTGCCCTGCTTTCCGATAGTCGTGCCGACAGCAGTGACTATTTCCTCACGGATAGCGTCTATCGGCGGATTTGTCACCTGGGCAAACAGCTGTTTAAAGTAGTTGTACAAAAGCTGGGGCTTTTTCGAAAGCACAGCAAGCGGAGAGTCGTAGCCCATCGAGCTGACCGGGTCGCCCGATCCGGTGGCGAGTGGCTTCACCACTTTTTCCAATTCCTCATACGTATAGCCGAAGGCCAGCTGACGCTGCTCTAACTTTTCAAAATTGGTATTGTATACGTCCTGGCTTTCAAGCAAATCCTCTAAATCCGTCAGGTATTCATCTGTCCATTCCTGATACGGATGCTCTCCGGCAATTTTATCCTTGATCTCTCCGTCAGGAACGATACGTCCTTCTTCAAGATCGACAAGCAGCATATGACCGGGATGCAGACGTTCTTTATATAAAACGTCTTCCGGGGCGATATCAAGCACTCCCACCTCTGAAGACATAACAATCTGGTCGTCTTTAGTAACGTAATAACGGGCCGGACGCAGGCCATTTCTGTCGAGACAGGCGCCGATCTGGCTTCCGTCGGTGTATGCGATCGCTGTTGGACCGTCCCATGGCTCCATCAGGCAGCTGTGGTATTGATAAAACGCACGTCTTTTTTCATTCATGAGCGGGTTGTTCTGCCAAGGCTCAGGAATCATCATCATCGCAGCATGCGGCATTTTATGCCCGGACAATGTCAGAAATTCAAACGCATTATCAAACATTGACGAGTCACTGCCTTCAGCATCCACCACCGGATGAACCTTCTCCATGTCGCTGCCAAAGAGATCTGATTCAAATTTTGGCTCTCTCGCATGCATCCAGTTAACGTTTCCTTTAATCGTGTTGATTTCCCCGTTATGAATAAGGTAACGGTTCGGGTGCGCCCGCTCCCAGCTTGGAAACGTATTCGTGGAGAAACGGGAGTGCACAAGCGCCAGTGCTGTTTCAAACTGCCGGTCGTTTAAATCTTTGTAGAACTGGTTAAGCTGCTCTGTGGTAAGCATTCCCTTATACACAATGGTCCGCGAGGACAGGCTTGCAAAATAGAAGCTGTCCTGGTCATGAAGCTTAACCCCGTGTTCATGCTCGGAGCGTTTTCTGACAATATACAATTTTCGCTCAAAATCTTCCCGCGTTTTTACATTTTCCGGACGTTTAATAAACAGCTGGCGGATGGCGGGCATAGCTGAGAGTGCCGCGTTTCCAAGCATGGAGTCGTCAGAAGGCACTTCACGCCAGCCGAGCAGCGGCAGCCCCTCTTCTTCCACCATTTTTTCGATTGCCTGTTCGCACTGGGCACGCCGGGTGTGATCTACAGGCAGAAACAGCATCCCAACCCCGTAATTGCCTTCCTCCGGGATGGAAAAACCGAGCTCATTTTCTTTATTTTTAAAGAAACGATGCGGAATTTGCAGAAGCATTCCCGCGCCGTCCCCGGTATTCACTTCATCTCCCTGACCACCGCGGTGGTCCAGATTTCTTAAAATTTGCAATCCTTTTTCAACAATATCATGCGATTTTTTCCCTTTAATATCCGCAAGAAAACCAATCCCACAGTTATCCTTCTCAAACTGGGAGTCATACAAGCCTTCTTTATAATTTTTTCTAGGCAATAACATATACCCCTCTCCACCTCTCTCCATGGTGTCCAAATTTAAATTGGTTTGCATATTATATCATTTTTCTAAACATTCGACAAATTAAGATTTGAGTTCCACTAGTCATGTAAACGCTTATAGAAAGGTGTGTAAGCTTTTATTCTTTCAGCACTCTTTTATATTCATACGTTTAAAAGAATAAATATCCAACCCTATACATGCCATTCATAGTAGCCCGTTCCGGTCCGGGCGTCTGTCATCCGCTCGATCATTGTAATTTTTCCGTCTTTACGCACAATAAACATGGTCTGGCATCTCGTTTTGTATTCCGGGAGATCAATAAACATCGATGAGAGCTGTTTCTCAAGCTGTTTATCCACCCCAGTATCTGGAAGGTCCTGGTCGGCGGCCGGCTCTGCATTTTGCATTGCTTTAAAAAAGGCGTCAGGGTCCAGCGTGCTTTTTGAAGAAGCAAGCAGTGCTTCCACATGCTTTTTTGCTTTTTCGACCTTCGGCCAGGGCGTGTTCAAAGACGCATTGCTGAGCGCGTGAACTCCTGGTGCAAGACGCTCTGCATATGGCCCTTCCTTGTGATTATGTAAATAAAAAATTTCCTTCTCTGAGCCGGCAATCATGTTGAACCCTCTGTACTCGTTCCGGTCTTTTTCCACCGATTCAATGGCCTGCTTCGTTTCGCCCCGCAAAAACCGCAGCGGCAGATGCCCACGTGATTTTTCACCGGCTTCCATACCTGGCCTCCGAATGTTTGTCACAGCCGCAAACCGTCCGGAAAGACTGCCTCCCATCCATGTACCGCCCTGCTGTAAATCTTTCCCTGCAATGATGTCTTCCCCCTGCCATTTATGAAGGCGTTGTGTCGGCCGTTCTAAAAATTCATCCCGGTTAGAAACAACGACAAGCGGAAACCACGGATGCACCTGGTACGCAAAAGCAATTAAACACATGCCATTCGTTCCTTTCTTATTTCAGCGGTAGTTCTTTGCACGCTGAATCTGATTCGTCGTTATCCGCTATTGTTTTGTGAATAGAGCAAATACTTCTTCCATTGAACAGCACTTGCTGGAGCTGGCAATTCTCCCTGAAAAACCCCCTGGCTGCTGCCGACTGGTTTATATACTGCTTCTATAATATGTTACAAAAAATTTTCAAAATTGCAAAGTAAAATGATTTATTCTGTCCAGCAGGGCAAGGCTCTTCTAATGGACATTTTTTTACTATTGCCCGCTCTAATGCTAAACTATAAGTATTATACTTCCTGTTTATAAACTATTATTAATGATTATACGATATATAAGTAAAGGCCCCGCCGAATTCACTATGAGGAGGAATCCGTATGACTGATGAGCCCAACACAAATCAAGAAGATTTAACTCCCTCCACGAACGAAGGGAAAAGCAAGGAAGAAGCTGAAAAATTTATTGAACGCTTTAAAAGTGAAAAAGATACAGATCAGCTTGTAAGTACTCTCGGTGGTCTTGGGGAAGCGGAGCAGCGCAAAGCCGGTGACTCCCTTGAAGCATTGAAGCGGCCCGTCCGGGAAATGATGGATCAAAAAGACAATGAGCTTCCCGATAAGCTTCATGAATTAAAAACAGTGGTCGGCGAACTTGAACCGGAATATTTGAAAGAAGGCCGCCTGCAGAAAACGATGAATAAAATTTTACGCCGTGATCCGGTCGAACAATACGCGAAAAAATATGAAACCGTGGAATCCCAGGTGGACAATATTATTCACGGCCTACTCGCCGGCCGGGACAAGCTGCAGGAAGACAACGTCATGCTTGAAGAATTAAAAGAAACGGCCATTAAGCGCATTGAAGAACTCGAAATACAGATTGAAACCGGCAAGCAGCTGAATTCCATGCTTGAGGAAGAAATGCTCGAGGAACAATGGCGCGACAACCCGGCCGCTATTCAAAAGGGGCAGCAAAAAGTAATATCCCGGGTAAAAAACATGACCCAGGCAGTTATGGTCCTTCAGCAGTCAATTGCTTCAATCGATCTGATTGTCGATAACAATGGAAAGCTCGAGGAAGCGATTTTTAACGCCATTACCATGACGAAAAACATCGTTACCGTCACCGCTTCCATCCAGCTTGCTCTTGGCAACCAGCGGAAAGTGATCAATGCGGTGCAGAGTGTTAACGAATCTACTGAAAATATGCTCACCAACAATGCACGTATGCTGAAAGAAAACACGGCCGACACCCTGAAGACACTCGAAGAGCCGGCTATCGCCCTCGAAACGTTCCAGCAGGCTTACCAGGATGTGTACGAGGCCATCCAGATGACGGAGCAGTCCAATGAACGTATTGTCGCCTCAAGTAAACAGTTCATTTCCGAAATGGATGAATTAAACAAGCAGATGAAACACAAATTGTTAAACTAATAGATCCCAATGTATAGGACGGTGAATCCCTTGGCTAACAGATGGTTCGAACATCCCTGGGTTGAACGCTTCCTGCCGGACCATATGCGCCCGGTGGATGATCATATCTTCTCCGACAGCCACGGATTGTTTATCGTGGAGGAAATGGAAGCCGCAATCGACCGGGTGATTGCCCGCGCGGATGAACTCCGGCAGTCCAGGCGCCTGAAACGCGAAAACGAACTTTTTTTGTTCCGCATGAAGCTGACCGCCCGGCGAATCCGCATTACAAGCTTTGAAAAAGAGCGGTCCCAGGCGGCCATTCAAAAAACAGTGACGATTGACTACGTACGAAGTACTGACGGCCACACTCCGGCTTTTTTGCGGGAAGCGCTGGTGCATTATATGAAAAACGGAAAAATGCATGCCCGCAATATTGAAAAATCGTCCTACTTTCAGCATATTTTCCGCAAGCTTGAAGTGCTCGATTACACCCTTCAGGGCCGTGCGCCCCGGGACATTCAGCTGCAGACAGCCGAACCGGTACAGAAAGAGGAAGTACCGGAGGACGAGCCAGCAAAATGGCATAAAGCGCTCGACCGCTTTCATCAGCACTACGTGAAGCAAAAGAGCAGCCTCCCGGCAGATATTCACCAGGAGCTGCAGCAGATTGACAGCGAGCTTGAGGAGCTGCGCTCTTCGCCCTCCCTGCAGCTTGATGTAGAGGATGAGTATTTGGTCGAGCGGATGCTTGGCCGTGAAATACCGGACCTGATCGAAACGTACAGACTGCTTGAACCAAATCACAGAAATGAGCAGCATGGTGCTCTGCTGCAGGCGCTTGAAGCGATGCGCGGACGGATCAGCTCGCTGCGCATGGAACAAAATGACGTTCATGCCCGAAAAATGCGCCAGCTGTTGAAGGTAAACGAAAAAAGATATCGGCAGGAAAAGAAATTTTAAAGGTATAAAGCGAGGTCCATTATGAAACGACAAGAAGCATTCGAGCATCAAGGCCGCCCCGTGGTTGTCGATTACGGCAGATCCGGGGCCTATTACGGTATTTTAGAGCAGACATCCGCCGCCCCCCGGAAAATTTGGGAAGGGCGTGTCCGGATTCAACAGGCCCACCGCCTTCCGGACGTGGAAAGAAAAGAAGCGGTACATGAATTTAACCTCGAAACCATTACTGTCCCGGGAACAAAAATCTCCGCTGCTGACGACCGTTCCCCTGTTTCCTACGAGCATTCCGTCGTGCAGCTGCTTGAAAAAGAGATCTCTTCCCCACTCGTCTCCTACAGCGATAAAAAAGAATGGAGGCACCTGCTGCATTCTCTTTCCGCTACTTTTACACCGGAACCAAAAGAGCCTCAGGAAGAGTCGTATATTTATTATGAAATTCACCGCTCGCGGGGAAACGTATTCCTCCGGGAGGCGCCGGATGGCCAGGCCCTTGACATTGAAGACTGCCCGTTTGAACTCGAAATTTCCCCGGCCGGTCTTCCCTGGCGCCGCGCGGTCCATTACTACGATATGTATTTCCGAAACGATCACGGCCAGATATTTGAGCTGCAGGAGCATGATCATGTCCGTATTCACAGTGATCAATTCCGGCCATTCGCTATCTTTTTAAATGAACTCGAAGATCCTTCCCGCTACAGCCTGGTTAAAAATATTCATTCCAACGGATTCAGTAAAGACGATCTGGTTGAATGCCATAACCATTTGCTGTACCAATTGATGCAGGAGCCTGAAGAAACTTCTTTTACCGGAGTGAATTTTCTCTACTTCCGAAAACAGCAGTCTGTACTCATCGTGCAGCACCATTATGAACGGGCCCTGCACGCAGACGATGAGGACTATGTGTTTGACCGTTTTGAAATTACGACCGATAAGGGCGTCCGCAACCTGTTTATCTATACAAACTCGTTTGCCCGTGGGAAGTAATTCCCCACTATGCAACAAAGGCTTTTGAACCGGAGTTCAAAAGCCTTTTTTTTGTGTTCTCGCAGCACGATCCCAGGTTTTCTGGTACCAGGAAAAATAAACTGCTTCATCCTTTTCATCCACATCCCGTAAATAAACCGTCCGCCCGGTAACACTGCTGATAACCGAAGCCGAGACCGTATACAGTCTGCGTCTCCGCTGGAAAAAGGACTGGGTGTTTTCCAAATATTGAATACGTCGTTTAGGCACAAAATTATAAATGGCACTCCAGGCTCTTTGGCGGATAATCAGCTGCTTTTCGTCCACTTTCATGCCGGAGCCTTTATAGCATATCCAGCCCCACCAGGTGAAAAACAGCGGCACCACTGCGGCTGCCCATCCGTAAGGCACCCAGATCACCGTCGGAATAAATACCAGCCACCAAAAAACTGAAGCCCGGAACATATATCTTCTTGCCGCCCGTTTTGGCAGTTTGTTCACCTTTTCCGGAATCAATGCCGTGTCGTCAATCTGCTCCATAAAGGTATGTAGCTGCTTCTGGCGAATCAATGGCAGCAGCATTATCGAATTCTGGCCCCGTTCAGTACTCCCGCCGGCACTGTCTATATAAACCGCCCACATACCGAGCGCCTGTCTGGCTGGATTACTGATAAATCGAATACACGTTATCCGGTGCATTTGAAGCGTAATCTGCTTTCGTTCGAGGAGCCCCCAATTAATTTCAAGATCATTCCCGGTACGGTTCACTTCGAAATTTCCGTGCTGCACAAGCGTCCATGCCGACGAAACAAGCCAGCTTAGCAGCGCTGTCACTAACAGCCCCCCGATAATAAACCAGTAGCTGAGCTCGATTAAAATGCCAATTGACTGCTCGACCCACGCATCGGGAAGAAAATTTCCCACCTGGGAATACAGGCCTGCAAGCGCCGCAAAAATAATACCCGCCCGGCCGGAGGTAAGCCCGGCTGTGAAAATGGTACTCATTGGCACTTTCCAGGAAAACGATGGTTCTGAAGGCTCCGCAGATATGCCGTCCCCGGAAAAATCTTCCGTTGCTTCAGCAGCAGAAGATTTTTGAATCAGAGCCGCCTGAATAATATCCGCCTCTTCCCGGCGGATCGCCTGAATCGAAGCCTCCGCTTCTGCTCCTCCGCCTGCTGTTTCAATATTAAGACGAACAAGACCGAACATCCGCTGAATGATACCGGCAGTGATATCTACCGATTGAACGCGCTGACTGCGGAGAAATCGTTCTTTTTTCACAAAAATGCCGTAATGGATCTGAAGCTCCTTCTCGATCAGACGGTAACGAAAAAAGATCCATTTCATGATGCTGCTCATGATGATAAACAGCACTAAAAGCAAAAAGATCCAG
Proteins encoded in this region:
- a CDS encoding glutamate synthase subunit beta produces the protein MGKPTGFLEYKREAPSKLDPLERVKNWQEFQVMMPEDKLQEQGARCMDCAIPFCQAGTSMVGSDEIGCPVYNLIPEWNDLVYRGKWQEALTRLHKTNNFPEFTGRVCPAPCEGSCTVAINDDPVTIKSIEYHIVEKGFKEGWITADPPKSRTGKKVAVIGSGPAGLAAAQQLNRAGHMVTVFEKDDRIGGLLAYGIPEVKLENETITRRTDIMEEEGIEFRTSVDVGKDITSEQLDEEYDSVILCTGAQNHRDVPAEGRGLKGIHYAMDFLRGNTKSLLDSNLEDGRYISAKDKHVIVIGGGDTGVDCITTSLRHNCASLTQFDINKKKDNDRPEDNPWPLYPLVYKQEDGHKEAAALQGEDPRAYKVMTKKFVGNEKGQVKEIHTVEVETVFEDGKKVRHEVPGTERVWKADLVLLAVGFTGPEQELLEQMEVERTERSTVNAEYGSYVTNHENVFAAGDNRRGQSLVVWAIHEGREAARECDRFLMGTTNLQ
- the gltB gene encoding glutamate synthase large subunit encodes the protein MLLPRKNYKEGLYDSQFEKDNCGIGFLADIKGKKSHDIVEKGLQILRNLDHRGGQGDEVNTGDGAGMLLQIPHRFFKNKENELGFSIPEEGNYGVGMLFLPVDHTRRAQCEQAIEKMVEEEGLPLLGWREVPSDDSMLGNAALSAMPAIRQLFIKRPENVKTREDFERKLYIVRKRSEHEHGVKLHDQDSFYFASLSSRTIVYKGMLTTEQLNQFYKDLNDRQFETALALVHSRFSTNTFPSWERAHPNRYLIHNGEINTIKGNVNWMHAREPKFESDLFGSDMEKVHPVVDAEGSDSSMFDNAFEFLTLSGHKMPHAAMMMIPEPWQNNPLMNEKRRAFYQYHSCLMEPWDGPTAIAYTDGSQIGACLDRNGLRPARYYVTKDDQIVMSSEVGVLDIAPEDVLYKERLHPGHMLLVDLEEGRIVPDGEIKDKIAGEHPYQEWTDEYLTDLEDLLESQDVYNTNFEKLEQRQLAFGYTYEELEKVVKPLATGSGDPVSSMGYDSPLAVLSKKPQLLYNYFKQLFAQVTNPPIDAIREEIVTAVGTTIGKQGNLLDPKPSHAQQLYLKKPIVNNEDLAKLRSNELEGFAASTLSIVFEAAKGANEMERALERIFEQADQVIDEGSTMLILSDRDVNGNYAPIPALLAVSGLHHHLIRTGRRTDVSLVLESAEPREVHHLAVLLGYGAEVINPYLVFDSVDDMIKEGLMEGSYVEAVSTYIKGATKGIMKVLSKIGISTVQSYRGAQVFEAVGINDEVINRYFTWTSSRIGGVSTEIIAEDVLERHFRAYNDREGLDTTLDPGDDLQWRRYGEPHQYNPHTIHMLQHAAKTNDFTLFKKYSDAIDKQEQEQTTLRGLLEFDKGVREPISIDEVEPAENIFKRFKTGAMSFGSISEEAHEALAIAMNRIGGKSNTGEGGENPERFTPDENGDLRRSAIKQVASGRFGVTSHYLVNADEIQIKIAQGAKPGEGGQLPGKKVYPWIAEVRGTTAGVGLISPPPHHDIYSIEDLAELIHDLKNANPNARVSVKLVSGTGVGTIAAGVAKGRADHVVISGYDGGTGAAARTSIKHAGLPWEIGLAETHQTLVMNNLRNRISVETDGKLMTGRDVAVAALLGAEEYAFSTAPLVVLGCVIMRVCHLDTCPVGVATQNPELRKKFMGKPDNVVNFMTFVAEELREIMAELGFQSIDDMVGHTEVLKQVDSVNNKKAQTVNLSNLLHRPKAKNQSKHVAHIKQDHELNISLDETTLKHAAKDALESQTPVFGEFGIQNTNRVAGTMLGSEITQKYGAEGLPEDTIRFTFYGSAGQSFGAFIPKGMTMSLIGDANDYIGKGLSGGKLIVTPPDTSTFDAEDNIIIGNTTFYGATSGEAYIRGVAGERFCVRNSGARVVVEGVGDHGCEYMTGGVVVNLGVTGKNFAAGMSGGVAYVYDPDHTLESKYNSEMVGLEVIESAGDEQEIRQMIESHGKQTGSEAAERILAGWETERKHFVKVIPYDYQAMLQSIQERIDNGLSESDAVLEAFQEATTEEDKDKEKVTGN
- a CDS encoding NRDE family protein; the encoded protein is MCLIAFAYQVHPWFPLVVVSNRDEFLERPTQRLHKWQGEDIIAGKDLQQGGTWMGGSLSGRFAAVTNIRRPGMEAGEKSRGHLPLRFLRGETKQAIESVEKDRNEYRGFNMIAGSEKEIFYLHNHKEGPYAERLAPGVHALSNASLNTPWPKVEKAKKHVEALLASSKSTLDPDAFFKAMQNAEPAADQDLPDTGVDKQLEKQLSSMFIDLPEYKTRCQTMFIVRKDGKITMIERMTDARTGTGYYEWHV
- a CDS encoding toxic anion resistance protein, whose amino-acid sequence is MTDEPNTNQEDLTPSTNEGKSKEEAEKFIERFKSEKDTDQLVSTLGGLGEAEQRKAGDSLEALKRPVREMMDQKDNELPDKLHELKTVVGELEPEYLKEGRLQKTMNKILRRDPVEQYAKKYETVESQVDNIIHGLLAGRDKLQEDNVMLEELKETAIKRIEELEIQIETGKQLNSMLEEEMLEEQWRDNPAAIQKGQQKVISRVKNMTQAVMVLQQSIASIDLIVDNNGKLEEAIFNAITMTKNIVTVTASIQLALGNQRKVINAVQSVNESTENMLTNNARMLKENTADTLKTLEEPAIALETFQQAYQDVYEAIQMTEQSNERIVASSKQFISEMDELNKQMKHKLLN
- a CDS encoding DUF2777 family protein, giving the protein MKRQEAFEHQGRPVVVDYGRSGAYYGILEQTSAAPRKIWEGRVRIQQAHRLPDVERKEAVHEFNLETITVPGTKISAADDRSPVSYEHSVVQLLEKEISSPLVSYSDKKEWRHLLHSLSATFTPEPKEPQEESYIYYEIHRSRGNVFLREAPDGQALDIEDCPFELEISPAGLPWRRAVHYYDMYFRNDHGQIFELQEHDHVRIHSDQFRPFAIFLNELEDPSRYSLVKNIHSNGFSKDDLVECHNHLLYQLMQEPEETSFTGVNFLYFRKQQSVLIVQHHYERALHADDEDYVFDRFEITTDKGVRNLFIYTNSFARGK
- a CDS encoding PH domain-containing protein produces the protein MNEWRRMHPAAIVTVFFRQLKDFLFPLIITFFAGGNASGPLPVNWIFLLLVLFIIMSSIMKWIFFRYRLIEKELQIHYGIFVKKERFLRSQRVQSVDITAGIIQRMFGLVRLNIETAGGGAEAEASIQAIRREEADIIQAALIQKSSAAEATEDFSGDGISAEPSEPSFSWKVPMSTIFTAGLTSGRAGIIFAALAGLYSQVGNFLPDAWVEQSIGILIELSYWFIIGGLLVTALLSWLVSSAWTLVQHGNFEVNRTGNDLEINWGLLERKQITLQMHRITCIRFISNPARQALGMWAVYIDSAGGSTERGQNSIMLLPLIRQKQLHTFMEQIDDTALIPEKVNKLPKRAARRYMFRASVFWWLVFIPTVIWVPYGWAAAVVPLFFTWWGWICYKGSGMKVDEKQLIIRQRAWSAIYNFVPKRRIQYLENTQSFFQRRRRLYTVSASVISSVTGRTVYLRDVDEKDEAVYFSWYQKTWDRAARTQKKGF